CTTTATTAAAAAGTACTCTTCCCATCAACGAATTAAATAATATATTCTAAAATTATAATATATTATATTCCATATTTATTATTATTGTCAAGTAAAATAAACATTTTGTTGAATGAATTAAAACATTTTGCCCAGTAATTAATTGCTCTTACTATACTATTTAATCTTTATCAGTTTATTTACTACCTCATTAATATAATTCAACCTTCGTCAAATCATTTATCAATCTTATTATGTGATTTATACTTTTATTAATACATTTATTGCTCTTGTCAAATTCTAAAAAACAGATTCTAGTTCTAAGCTACGGCCTCTTCTGATCTATCATGAATATTCCATGTAAAAGATAAAAATACTATTGCTAATATAGAAGATATAATTAATAAAATAAATCCTCCATTCCAGCTAAATTTATCAACAACTGCTCCCATTGCTACTTCTGCCAGTACTTGTCCTCCCATGTATCCAAATAGTCCTGTAAAGCCAGCTGCCGTACCTGCTGCTTTCTTAGGAACTAAATCTAATGCACTTACACCTATAAGCATAACTGGTCCATATATTAGGGCTCCTATAGAAGCTAATGCACAATTTATTTCTATTAGACTGTTGCTTTTCCAATATATATAAGTTGCTATAGTTACACCTATCATGCAAAAAACTCCAACTGGCGCACGTCTTCCATGAAAAACTTTATCACTTAACCATCCAACAAATATAGTTCCTGGTATTGCTGCATATTCAAACAAAGCAAAAGCTAAAGATGAATCCTTAGGATCAAAATGCTTAATCTCTTTTAAATAAGTAGGTACCCAGTTTATAATTCCATATCTAACAAGATATACGAAAATGTTAGCTATAGCTATATACCATAAATATTTATTATTTAAAACATATTTAAATAATATTTCCTTTCCGGATAATTCTTTTTCTCTATCTTCTACTTTTATTTGTGGGTAATCATTTTTATACTCTTCTATTGGTGGTAGTCCTACTGATTGAGGGGTATCCTTTCCAAATATTATAAATAAAAATCCAACTACAATTGCGATTAAGGCTGGTAGGAAAAATGCTCCCTTCCAACTTCCAAATATAGATACTCCTATTAAAACTACTGTGGCAATAAAACCTCCACCTACGTTATGAGCTGTATTCCATATTGACATTTTTACTCCACGCTCTTTATCTGAGAACCAATGAGTCATAGTTCTTCCACAAGGTGGCCATCCCATGCCTTGAAACCATCCATTTAAAAGCATTAATACAAACATTGCTGTAATGCTTTTAGTAATAGGAAAGAATAGGTTTACAACACCGGATAAAATTAATCCTGTAGCCAAAAAATATCTAGGATTAGATCTATCTGATAGATTTCCCATTACAAATTTACTTACTCCATAAGCAAGACCAAGAGCTGATGCTACAAAGCCTAACTGTGTCTTAGTAAATCCTTGTTGAAGTAAATAGACCTTTGCCAAAGA
Above is a window of Clostridium sporogenes DNA encoding:
- the glpT gene encoding glycerol-3-phosphate transporter: MLKDLFKPAPHIERLPKEKIDSTYKRYRLQVFISIYIGYLTYYFVRSNFSLAKVYLLQQGFTKTQLGFVASALGLAYGVSKFVMGNLSDRSNPRYFLATGLILSGVVNLFFPITKSITAMFVLMLLNGWFQGMGWPPCGRTMTHWFSDKERGVKMSIWNTAHNVGGGFIATVVLIGVSIFGSWKGAFFLPALIAIVVGFLFIIFGKDTPQSVGLPPIEEYKNDYPQIKVEDREKELSGKEILFKYVLNNKYLWYIAIANIFVYLVRYGIINWVPTYLKEIKHFDPKDSSLAFALFEYAAIPGTIFVGWLSDKVFHGRRAPVGVFCMIGVTIATYIYWKSNSLIEINCALASIGALIYGPVMLIGVSALDLVPKKAAGTAAGFTGLFGYMGGQVLAEVAMGAVVDKFSWNGGFILLIISSILAIVFLSFTWNIHDRSEEAVA